The segment GAAGCGCCCAGTTCAATCTGGCAACAGACCGAACTCCACGTGCTGATCCTCGCCGACAACGGGCTTACGGCCATCCCGCCGGAAATCGGGCAGCTCCACCAGCTCAGCACCCTGGACCTGGGCCACAACGCGCTGACGTCAGTGCCCGAAGAACTCGGCAAGCTGACCGGCCTCAGCGGCTGTCTCTACCTGCACGACAACCAGCTGACGCGGCTTCCGGACTCTCTGGGAAACCTGCCCCGGTTGCGATACCTCAACGTCGGCGAGAACTCCCTCAGCGCGTTACCGGAGACCATCGGTGGGATGAGCGGCCTCATCGAGTTCAGGGCACAGCACAACCAGCTCACCACCTTGCCCGATGCCATCGGCAAGCTCCGCAACCTGCGTGAGCTGTGGCTCCGCGGGAACGCGATCGAACACTTGCCGCTGGCGGCAGCCGACCTGCACGAACTACGCCACCTAGACCTACGCGAGAACTCTCTGGACGCAATCCCGGAGTCACTGGCCGGCCTCCCGCGCCTGCGTCAGATCGACCTGCGGAGCAACCGCCTCGGCCGGCTGCCCGACTGGCTCGCCCTGATGCCATCGCTGGAGAAGCTGGATCTGCGCTGGAACGAGATCGATCCCGCACTACCTCTCGTCAGCGAGTTGGAACGGCGGGGCTGCGTCGTTCTGACGTGACAGAGGCGGCACTGTTCGCTCGCGATCCGGCTGTCCCCAACCTCGCCCGGCCCGAAACCGGCCAGCGCGGCGCGACCCGGGACAGACCGCACTCGTGACGACGGCCCGAGCCGCCTTGCACGGCCGCCCCCCTCAACCGGATCGCCGTCACCGCCCGTTCCAACCGCATCAAAGCCGACCAGGACCCCTCCACCTGGCTCCCGCCGGCCCCCGACGCCCTGTGCCGGTACGGTGCCGAATGGACCGCCACCAAGCTCCGCTGGAACCTCACCGTCGACGAAGCCGAGAACAACGCCCTCCACACCATCGCCGAACGCTGCGGCACCACCAGCGTCACCTACACCCCCGCACCCTAGAAGCCACGCCACCCCTCACAGGCCTCGGGCCGGCCGGCAGCGTCGCGTCCTGCCTCGAGACGGGCCGAAGTCCGCTCATCGATGGCGGACCTCGACCCGCCGACCCAACCATCGAAGCGTCCAGTCACCGGTCTTCGCAGCCCGGCAGCCCGATATCAAGCGGCCCTCGAACGCGACACCCCACCACTCGCCGGGCCGCCGCCTGGCGTGCTGCGGGCTCCGGTGGTGCCGACGGGCCTGGCGCAGCCAGAGCCCACCCTGCTATTGCTTGCAGCCTTTGATGTCGTCCGGGCAGCCGTGCACGTCATTTGGCTCGAGGGAGTTGAGGTTCCAGACGATGACGCCGCTCGGGATCGGCTCTTTGTCGATACGCGGGATTCTGACTGTGAAGGCGGGTCCGGCAGGCACGTTCAGGCGCAACGTCTGCCTGTTTCCGCAGCGCACATCGAAGCGGCGTTCGTCCGGACCACGGGTGACGCTAAGGGTCACGGCGGAGACTCCGTCAGTGTCACAGGCGATGTCGAGGCGGTAGGGCTTGTCGCCCGGGGTGTCCAAGGTCCGGACGATGCCGGAGGCAAGATAGCTGGACGCCTCAGCAACCTGAGTCGTATCCGCGTCGTCGGCGTCCAAGGCCCGCTGCGCGCGTTGCAGTGCGTCGTCGGGTTCCCACTGCCTGGCTCGACTGCCTTCGTCATGGGTGCAGGCGGTGGCCAGTGCGGCCGTGGTGAGCAGGACGGTGAGGGTACGGAATATCCGCATGGCAGCATCCTAGAAGGCGGGCCGGGGCCCCGCCTGGTGCTCGCGGGACCCCGGCAGTCTGCGGATGGACGACGTCAGTGCGTGCGGCGGTAGAGCTCGGGCCCGCAGACGTTGGCGCACGGGTCATCGGGACGGCGGCCGACCACGGTCGGCGCTACAGCACCGAAGCCCGGCAACGGAGGTACGAGGACGTACTCGCGTCCCATGGCGCTGGCTTGCGTGTTGCCGTACATGGTGACCTCGCCATCGGACCAACGGACGAAGAGGTCGTCTTCCCAGTCGTTCTTCCACCCCGCACGGTGGAAGACATGAGTCCCGACCTGCGCGTGATCGCTCGGGCAGGTCCGAGCTTGGACCTCTATGGCTGTGTGATGGGGAGCGGGTTGCCTGTCGCTCGATCACCAACTTTGCGGGCGCCCAGCGGCTTCTCAAGCGTGAAACTCACCGGGTCGAGTGTGATGTTCGCCGTGCAGGCCTCCCCGTCTTCTCAACTGTCGTGAGCGTCAGGGCCAAGGAGACCGTGGTGTCGGTCTCGGTCCCTGAGAGCTTGCCCTGTTGGCAACCCCCCACCGGAACGACCGTCGTGAGGGTCCGGCCGTCCGCGCCGATGGTGGTCGCGCAGCCACCGAGTGCGACAGTGCCGACCAGCGCTGTAAGGGTTGCCCGCGCGCGAAGTGAGCGTGGGTTCATGCCGGTGTGACGCATCAGGTCTACTTTGGGTTCTTGCAGGGACAGCAGCGCGTGAGGGCGGGTGGTCGGGTTCAGCTTCAGGCCGAAGTGGTTGAAGATGTCCGTGGCCTCCGTCCAGTAGACGTAGTTGGCGGCATGGGTCTGGTACGGGCTGGAGAGGGCGGAGACGACCCCGCGGGCCTGGCGTGTGGAACCAGTCTTGGTGAAGACCGTGGTGCCGCTGTCGCCGTGGGCGACGGTCCATTGGGAACTGGCAAAGCTCGTCGGGAAGGTCGTCTGGGAGATCCCGGGCGGAGCCGACATCGCAAGGTGCATCACGGAACCCACCTGGGGCGGCTGCATCATGGCCGTCGCCTGCGTCCTCCCCATCGGAAAGCTGTAGCTCCTCGACAAGGCGATCGACGGCGTCGAGGGCCCTGGTTAAGGCATCCCGCGTAGGCAGGAACATCCCGTGCCTCACTCCGAAGCACAGCTTCCCTGCCGGTAGCCGGGTCCTGATGGGCGACCGGACCACCCGGCCGATCGAGGACATCGCGGCCGGCGACCAGGTCCTGGCAACCGACCCCGAGACAGGGGCCACGGGTCCGCGTCGCGTCGACGCGGCCATCTACACCCCCTGACGACCGCGATTTCACCGACCTCACCGTCGGCGGGGGCGACAACAGCAGCTCGCTCAGCGCGACCGGCGGTGGCGGCCCAGGGCGACGAGGCGGACGCTGGGCTCGTCCGACCGGGTCACCCGGGAGCGTGCGTCCGCCGGGTCCTTGCCGTGCCTGACGTGACGGGCGAGCAGCCGTTCCAGGCGCAGGTCGTCGGACGGGTCCTGGTACCAGGCCTCGTCCGGCAGCGGCCGTACCGCGGCCCACTCCCCCGCGTCGTGCAGCAGGTAGTTCCCCTCGGTGATCACCAGCGTTACGTCCCGGGCAGCCGGGATGCTGCCCGCGATCGGCTCCTCCAGGCAACGGTCGAAGGCGGGCGCGTACACCGTGGACCCCCGCCGGGAGCGACCGCTTGGGGGAACTCGGGCATGCCCGGTCTTCCCGGCCTGCGCAGGGAGCAGGGTTGCTGACCGGCATCCCCACAGGTTGATCCGGGTGCGCCCCGGCCTGGTGCGGGCCCGGCACCGGATGCCCGTTCAGCTCTGCCTCGAGGTGTGCCCCACGGCCGACCGGGCCACTATGGCTGGGAGCCGGGAAGGGAGGGCGCGCCAGCACCCGGCATGAGGGGGACCGCACGCCCGAACGGGAGGACACGTGCATCTGGACGAATCAGCCCGAGCCTGGGCCATGATCATCGGAGTCGTCGGCATCATCCTCGCGAACCTCACGGCGATCATCCTTATGAACCTCTTCGGCAGGTAAGCCACCACCAGCAGGAAGGGGTACTGCTTGTCCGTCCGTGCGGTTGGCCGAGCGGCGGCTGATCGGATCCGGATCATGTCAGCTTCCGGACGCACGCGGCGTGGTGCCTGCCTCGGTCGGGGGCCATACGTTGCCACGAGCCCGCCTCGCGGGCGTCGGCCGACCGCGCCACGACGTCCTCGATCCCGCCCTTTCGCGCCGACCAGGCGGTCGGGCCCGGTGCCGGAAGGCCGCCGGGACGCCGAAACGGTAAAATGGTGCCATCACGCACCGCAGTACAGCCACAGGTGCGCACCACCCGGTCGGGCCTCGGCGAAAGCGCCGGGCGCGTTTTGCGGACGTCCCACTGTGCGCAGAGCCGGATGCCGGCTCCCCGGCCCGGTCCCTCTCGGCTGTCACCGGATCGACATCGTCTCGCCGGTTCACGCGTATGTCCCATCGCTGACACAGGAGTTAGCGCCATGAGCACCTTCCGGACCCGGGCCGCGGCCATCGCTTCCGCGGCCCTCCTGGTCACCACCGGCGGCTTGGTCGGCGCAGCACAGGCGTCGGCCCTGCCCATGACCCCGACCTGCCATGTCTCGGACCTGGACCTGGCCGTCGGCGACCCTGAAGGCTCCGCAGGGTCGTTGCACTACCCGATCCTGTTCACCAACACCTCGACCCACACCTGCGCCTTGCGCGGATACCCGGGCGTGAGCGTCGTGGACGTACGGCACCGCCAGATCGGCACCTCGGCGATGCGGACAGGTGAGGCGGTGGAGACGGTGTCCGTCGCCCCGAGCGAGACCGTGACCGCCGCCCTGCGCACCAACAGCCCGGCCGTGGCGAGCTGTCGGCCGACATCCACCTACGTCAAGGTCTACCCGCCGAACAGCTTCCAGGCCGAGCAGATCCCCTACCACCTGCAGGTGTGCGGAGCGTTCGAGATCGGCCCGGTGCAGACCTCGGAATGATCGCTGAGGCCGAGTGCATCGCAGCGCCGGCTCCGTGCCGTCCCGTACCACGGTTCCACTGCGCTGGATGCGGCCGCGGACAAGACGACGGGGGTTGCGCCGCTGTGGCGACCCGCAGCGGTCGTCACCGCACGGTGGTCGGCCTCTCCGGGTCCAGCAAGTTGCCCCAGGGGATGCCCGCATAGCTGGTGCCCTGACACCGATGTGGCTGCCCGGCAGGTTGTGGAAGGTCCCTTCGAACCAGCCGGCGTTCCCCTGCCCGATGGCCCTGTCGACGGCCGACCCGGTTCGGGCGTCGGCTGGGCACAGCGCTGCCGGGCTTGGCATCGGCGGTTGTGCCGGCGTTGTGCCGCCGGCCGGGGGCGTCCGGGAGCGGGGCCGGGCCGCGGGCGTGGTGGTTCACGGAGTATTCCGTCGGGGCGCGGGCGGGCGAGCGAGCCACGCCCTCCCCCACGCGCACAGGTGCTGCCCGCCGCTCCTCGCCACGCCGACGTCGTCTGGGTTCATCGTGTCTCCGGAGAGCCGTTGGGTGCGGCTCTTCCCTGGCAATGATCGCGAAGGCAGTGGGTGCACGCCTCTATGGTGTGCATCGCGAACGTCCACCGATCGACCCGGAGGTGTCACGGCCCCTGAAGATGAAGCTGTGCGCGATAACGCTCGACTGCTCGGATCCGCGGGCTCTGGCGGCGTTCTATCAGCAGGCCACCGGCCTCGAACCTCACCCGAAATCCGATGTCAGCTTCGCTGGTCTCAACTGCGAGGACGGACTCTTCAGGCCGGCGGTGGTGCGCTCGCGTCGCGCGCGCCCTCGGCGGCAGGCCTCCGCCCCACCGTTCCCGTGTAACGGGGCACTGGTGGAAACCTGTGGCCAGTGGTCAGCTCGGCCAGCGTCGGTACCTTGATGCGGCCGACGGCGTCGGTAACGGACAGCGCCCGGATGCGGCTGGCGGGGGTGTGGAGTCGGTGAACAGCTTGCCCTGGCGGGCTTCGAGCATCGCGGCCGCGGAGAACGGTTCGAACCGCTTCTTCATCACGGCGGCCGCATCCGGTGGCAGTCCGGGAGCAACCTCCTTGTTCCAGATGTCGTTCGTCCGCTGCTTGTCCGGGGTGAGGATCTTCCAGATCTCAGGGGGGAAGCCCAGCCACGGCTCCAGGCAGCCCGCCATGCTCAGGCCCGTCAGGGGGATCCTGCTCGGGTCGACGTCCGGACGGACCGTCAGCCAGTCGACGAGCGGGGCCGACGACCTGCTCCCACGTGGGGGTGAACACCACGCGGTCCACGAAGAGCAACTGGCCCTGGCCCGGGCCGTCGTAGACGAGCGCGTTCCAGCCGCGTTCCCGCGCGGCCGGGACGCCGTACGTCCACATGTCGACGTTCTGGCCGTCGCTGCCGTTGGTCAGGATCACCGTCGGGCGCCGAGTGCCGGACGTGTCGGGCCGGAAGAACCACACCGGCAGCGGTGTGGACCGGTAGGGCACGTTCGCCTTCACCGGGGCGGGCTCGCACAGGTCGCAGAAGGTGCCCCAGGCGGAGGGCCCCGCGCGGTAGAGCTGCTCCTCGCTGCCGGGCTCGTCCGGGCCAAGGACGAAGAACAGGGCCTGCCCGTAGTACTGCGTGGCGCGCAGGGCCCGGAACCGCTTGGTCCGGCTGTCGGCGGGGGCGCCCGGGGGTGGCGCCAGGAGCCGGCCGCCGAGCTCGCGGAACGTCTTGACGTACCACTGCGCCGTCAGGCCTGCCGCGTTGATCGCGTTGACGGCCGTCAGGACCTCGCCGACCTCCGCGGCTCCGGCGCCCGAGGCTCCCAGTGCGAGGAGCCCGGCGAAGTTGTACGCGGGTCCTTGAACAGGGTCATCGACCTGGGGGTGACTCCGGCAGCCGCGGTGGCGGCCGGGCTGCTGGAGGCCGCGGCCGGAGTACCGGGGCCGCCGCCGCGGGCGCAGCCGGCCAGGCTGGGGGAACTTGATGCCGTCCGTGACCGTTCCGGCCGGGTGCAGACGGCCGAACAGGTACCCCGGCACGCGGCTGTCGGTCCGCCAGACGATCTCCATCGCCGCGAACTTCACGGGCTGCTTGGGGAACAGCGCCCGGGTGATCGAGCCCCCAGCACGAGCTGCACGGGAGCGGCCACCGCAGCGACCGTGAACGGGACCGTGAAGCCGAGGCGGTGGTACCGGTCCCGGCGGCCGCGCAACCACCCGACGGCGTAGACACCGGCCACCATGTAGCCCGCCGTCATCAGCATGGCCACCACGAAGTGCCAGTACCTTCCAGACGTCCACTTCGACCGGGTTGCCGTCGGGGTCGAGGCGGAAGCCGCGCGGGGTGTTCATCCACGCGTTGGCGGAGATGCGAAGGCGTTGAGCAGCGTCGCGGCGGGCAGGGGGTGCCCGAGGAGGAAGGGGGTGCGGGGCGGCGGCCTGCGCCAGCCGTAGTGGTAGACGGCGATGAGCACCGCTTCGAGGAAGGAAGCCCACGCCTGCACGCCGAACCCCACGCCGGACACGTCGCCCCATCTGCCCATCAGCCCCGGCCAGAGCAGCCCGAACTCGAACGACAGCACGGTGCCGGTGACGACTCCGATCGCGAACTGCACGGCCATCACCGCCGACCAGCGTCTGGCCAAGCAGCAGAGCCGCCGGGTCGTCGCGGCGCAGGCCGCGGTGGTGCATGAGGAGGGTGAGGAACGGCAGCGCCACTCCCATCGGCACCAGGACGATGTGGGAGGCGAGGGTGAACACCATGAGCTGCCGGGCGGGCAGGAGCCGGGCGGGAGCGTCGGCGGCCAGCAGGGGACCGTGGAGTGCATGCGTCTGTCCTCGTGTCGTCGACCGCCCGGGCCGGCCGGTTCGGCGTGGCCAGGGGACCGACTGCGCCGGAAGGGCCACGCAAGCACCCTCGGCGCGGATCCGGGGCCTGGGCGGGGCGGCCTTGGGACACGCGGCCGGTCGGCAACGCCCCGTCGGAGCAGGTCCCGCCCCTCATCGCCGCGAAAACCCGGCAGGGCCGTCCGTGAACCCCACCTCGCCGAAGGCCCCGGCACGCGCGGGCGTCAGAGCCGTAGGCCCGCCCGCCTGAGGGCGACTTCGGACAGGGCGGCCACGACCCGCTCGTCGCCGCGACGCCAAGCGGCCGCCAGGCCGCCCGGGGGGACGGGGACCGCGCGGAGGTCGGCCACCGGCCCGGTGAGGGCGCGCAGCGCGAGGAGGTCGGCGCCTCCGGGTGCGTCGAGGACGCTGCGCAGGGCGGCGCTGCGGCGGATCCAGCGCAGGCGCGGGGGAAGCCACACCAGGAGGACGAAGGCCACGGGGACGACGATCAGGACGACTGCGGCCAGGGTGGCCAGCCGGCCGACGGCATCCTGCAGCGACTGTCCGGCGTCGGCGAGGCCGGTGCCGGCCTGGGCCGCCGACTCGAACGGCTTCTTCAGCAGGCCACCGACCAGCGGCACGTCCGAGGCCGATCGACCGGCGTCGGCCAGGCCGTCGCCCGCGCTCTCCACCTTCCGTCCCGGCTCGGCCAGCCGCATGATCGCCTCGTGGACGGCCACCGCGAACCACACCGCGGCGGCCATCACGACCACGGCCATCAGGTCCGCGAGGATCTGCCGGCCGCGCCGTGCCGAGGTCTGGGCATAGAGAAGCATCGCCGCTCCCCCTCCTGTTCCGGTCATCGCGTCGAGGACCCGGCCGCCCCGACGGCCGACGCGTGGAGTGTCGGCCGCGGGCATCGGCTCACCACCCGACCGTACGTCAGCACCGGCTCCCCCACCGGTGTTCGCCCGCACCCGCCCGCACCCTGTTGCCGGGCCTGCACGGCCTTCGGCCACTGCACGTGAGGCGACGCGGGGCGCGTCGTGGAGACCGCCGGCCGAGCACTACAGGGTGGCGGAGCCTGCCGGGCGGGCGCGGCGGCTCAGCGGAACGCGGCGACGTTGCGGGAAGCCCACTCGGCAAAGGGGCGTGCGGGACGGTCCAGGACCTGCCGGACGGCGGGGCTGATGCGCAGTTCGGCGTCGCTCGGCGCGCCGAGGATGTCCAGGGTGTCGTCCGCCGGCTCTGCCGGCATGTTCCGGGCCATGGCGGCCCTGGCCTCGCCGCGGGTCAGGGCGTGGAGCCGCAACGGCGAGCCGAGTGCCGTGGCGACGGCTCGCGCCTGTCGGCGCGGCGTGATCACCTCCGGGCCGGTCAGCTCGTACAAGCCGCCGAAGTGCCGGTCCTCCAGCAGGCAGGCCGCCGCGACCTCGGCGATGTCCCACGGGTCGACGACCGGGACGCCGACATCCGCGAACGCAACGGCGACGACCCGCTGCGCGCGGACGGAGCGGGCCCACCACAGGGCGTTGGAGGCGAAGCCGCCCGGCCGGAGGACCGACCACTCCATGCCGGACTCCTGAACCGTTTCCTCCAGTGCGCGCATCGCGATCCGTGTCGCACCGTACGGCCTGGTCGCCACGCCCTGCGTGGAGAGCAGGACGACCCGGCGAACCCCTGTGGCTGCGGCCCGGGTGACGATGTCGGCCGGGCCGGTTCCGGGACCGTGCAGGTCTCCGGACAGCAGCGGTGAACTGCGGCTCGGTACCGACGAATTCGAAGCCAGCGAGCCTGCGCACCGTACTGCGTCCGCCGTCGCAGCCGACCAGCCGGCGCGCCTCGTACACGTCCGCGCCGGCTCGTGCGACCACGGCGAACCGGGGGCGCGCCGGCGCATCCGCGTCGGGGGCCGGACCGAAGACCTCTTGGACGCCCGACGCCGCCAGCAGCGGTTCCAGCAGTCCGCGCCGGTAGAACGCCTCGACCGATGCGCCGGACAGCCCGCGCCTCCCGAGCGGGGCCGACCGTAACGGGGAGCCGAGCCCCGGCTCCCGTTCGAGTACCGCTACGGAACAGCCGGCGAGGCCAGCTCGCAGGCGAGGGCCAGACCCACCGGACCGGCTCCCACGATCACCACGTCATGCACGAGAGATCCCCTCTTCGAACTCCGAGCCGGACGGGTGTCCGGCAGGACCTCTCGAACGGTGTCAAATCCCACCGACATCGCACCGACAACCGCGGCAAGCCACCGACAGACAACCGGCACGTTCAGGGGGAAGCCTTCAGCAGGTGGGGGTCGCCGGGGTGGCGGAGGGGGTGTGGTGACCGTGGTGTTCGTAAAGGCGGTCGGCGAGGAGGGCGTGGGCGAGGGTGCCGCCGGCGCGGACGGAGGCGGTGACGAAGGCGGTCTCGGCGAGTTCCGCGGCGGTGACTCCGTGTCGACGGGCGGCCGCGGTGTGGACGTCGAGGCAATAGGCGCATTGGGTGACGAGGGCCACCGCCACGGAGATCAGCTCGCGGTAGCGGCGTGGCACGGCGCCGTCCTCGCGGTCGACAGCGTTCTGGAAGGCGAGCCAGGCCGCGAACTCGGGCGCGGCGGCGGCGCCAACGGAGCGGGCGCGGTGGAGGTCGTCGGGGTGCGCGTACATGGGTACTCCTCGCGGAATGGCAGCGGGGGGCCGAGTGGCCCGGTGAGGGGGGACGGC is part of the Streptomyces katrae genome and harbors:
- a CDS encoding SDR family oxidoreductase, translated to MRRRAPGSPWSHEPARTCTRRAGWSAATADAVRCAGSLASNSSVPSRSSPLLSGDLHGPGTGPADIVTRAAATGVRRVVLLSTQGVATRPYGATRIAMRALEETVQESGMEWSVLRPGGFASNALWWARSVRAQRVVAVAFADVGVPVVDPWDIAEVAAACLLEDRHFGGLYELTGPEVITPRRQARAVATALGSPLRLHALTRGEARAAMARNMPAEPADDTLDILGAPSDAELRISPAVRQVLDRPARPFAEWASRNVAAFR
- a CDS encoding leucine-rich repeat domain-containing protein gives rise to the protein MAVRHTLNLWRQQLGEAPSSIWQQTELHVLILADNGLTAIPPEIGQLHQLSTLDLGHNALTSVPEELGKLTGLSGCLYLHDNQLTRLPDSLGNLPRLRYLNVGENSLSALPETIGGMSGLIEFRAQHNQLTTLPDAIGKLRNLRELWLRGNAIEHLPLAAADLHELRHLDLRENSLDAIPESLAGLPRLRQIDLRSNRLGRLPDWLALMPSLEKLDLRWNEIDPALPLVSELERRGCVVLT
- a CDS encoding HINT domain-containing protein gives rise to the protein MGDRTTRPIEDIAAGDQVLATDPETGATGPRRVDAAIYTP
- a CDS encoding carboxymuconolactone decarboxylase family protein yields the protein MYAHPDDLHRARSVGAAAAPEFAAWLAFQNAVDREDGAVPRRYRELISVAVALVTQCAYCLDVHTAAARRHGVTAAELAETAFVTASVRAGGTLAHALLADRLYEHHGHHTPSATPATPTC
- a CDS encoding DUF4232 domain-containing protein, with the translated sequence MSTFRTRAAAIASAALLVTTGGLVGAAQASALPMTPTCHVSDLDLAVGDPEGSAGSLHYPILFTNTSTHTCALRGYPGVSVVDVRHRQIGTSAMRTGEAVETVSVAPSETVTAALRTNSPAVASCRPTSTYVKVYPPNSFQAEQIPYHLQVCGAFEIGPVQTSE
- a CDS encoding VOC family protein, with the translated sequence MKLCAITLDCSDPRALAAFYQQATGLEPHPKSDVSFAGLNCEDGLFRPAVVRSRRARPRRQASAPPFPCNGALVETCGQWSARPASVP
- a CDS encoding alpha/beta hydrolase family protein gives rise to the protein MKFAAMEIVWRTDSRVPGYLFGRLHPAGTVTDGIKFPQPGRLRPRRRPRYSGRGLQQPGRHRGCRSHPQVDDPVQGPAYNFAGLLALGASGAGAAEVGEVLTAVNAINAAGLTAQWYVKTFRELGGRLLAPPPGAPADSRTKRFRALRATQYYGQALFFVLGPDEPGSEEQLYRAGPSAWGTFCDLCEPAPVKANVPYRSTPLPVWFFRPDTSGTRRPTVILTNGSDGQNVDMWTYGVPAARERGWNALVYDGPGQGQLLFVDRVVFTPTWEQVVGPARRLADGPSGRRPEQDPPDGPEHGGLPGAVAGLPP